In a single window of the Candidatus Eisenbacteria bacterium genome:
- a CDS encoding glycoside hydrolase family 16 protein — protein MSARLRAACVLLAGILCFGGRCGTDPTEVSLVFQDEFDGAAGRSPDPAKWTYDIGTDWGNAQLEYDTNRSENVSLDGEGRLAIIAREEEYRGRAYTSARIKTQGLFQKTRGRFEARIKLPVGQGLWPAFWLLGANIGTVGWPECGEIDIMEYRGQERRVVHGSLHGPGYSGGSARSASYELSEGSFDEDFHVFAVDWDEDGITWSVDGDDYQTIRPGDLPAGTRWVFNDPFFIILNVAVGGNYVGPPNASTVFPQTMLVDWVRVYGSDS, from the coding sequence ATGAGCGCCCGTCTCCGCGCGGCCTGCGTCCTGCTCGCGGGGATCCTCTGTTTCGGAGGGCGTTGCGGGACGGACCCGACGGAGGTGTCTCTCGTCTTTCAGGACGAGTTCGACGGCGCCGCCGGCCGGTCGCCGGACCCGGCCAAGTGGACCTACGACATCGGCACGGACTGGGGGAACGCCCAGCTCGAGTACGACACGAACCGTTCCGAGAACGTCTCGCTCGACGGGGAGGGCCGTCTCGCGATCATCGCCCGGGAGGAGGAGTACCGGGGGCGGGCCTACACGTCGGCGCGCATCAAGACCCAGGGGCTCTTCCAGAAAACGCGGGGGCGTTTCGAGGCGCGCATCAAGCTCCCCGTCGGACAGGGGCTCTGGCCCGCCTTCTGGCTCCTCGGCGCGAACATCGGAACGGTCGGCTGGCCGGAGTGCGGGGAGATCGACATCATGGAGTACCGTGGGCAGGAACGGCGCGTCGTCCACGGCAGTCTCCACGGCCCCGGCTACTCCGGAGGCTCGGCCCGCTCCGCCTCCTATGAACTGTCCGAGGGATCTTTCGACGAGGACTTCCACGTCTTCGCGGTCGATTGGGACGAGGACGGCATCACCTGGTCCGTCGACGGCGACGACTATCAGACCATCCGGCCGGGGGATCTTCCCGCCGGGACGCGCTGGGTCTTCAACGACCCCTTCTTCATCATCCTGAACGTCGCCGTGGGAGGCAACTATGTCGGTCCGCCGAACGCATCGACCGTCTTCCCGCAGACCATGCTCGTCGACTGGGTCCGCGTCTACGGGTCCGATTCCTGA
- a CDS encoding MFS transporter — MSPPSHVPTAPEDRIPFPHKLTYAAGAFVNNLLAAASGGMMIVLNLGLGMNPVLVGLLGALPRFTDALTDPLMGFISDNTRSRWGRRRPYIFGGAIAAGLLFALLWQLPEGRSETFYFVWFLAGSILFYMGYTVFATPWVALGYELTPDYHERTRLMGTQNFIAQLAYVVSPWFLWIMNSGTFFRNAAGEPDQVAGAAGLAVVIAVVAIGLGILPGIFLRERMRALAEAESGTGRSLKQNLAEFFHGFGVTLANRSFLKLCAATFLIFNGFILISSFAFYVIIYYVCTGDQTEGAKYAGWAGSVGAVSTFAVVAFITWLGTRIGKRRAFFVSTGVSIVGYGLKWICYNPNHPWLVIVPAPLMAFGLGGLFTLMPSMVADVVDTDELKTHQRREGMFGSIFWWTVKLGLSAALAGGGYLLNATGFDVAYEGAQAARTIILLRLFDAGIPMVTSAIAIWVVTTFPITEEKAYEVRMELERRRGRVAPAGEPDAAE; from the coding sequence ATGAGCCCTCCCTCCCACGTCCCGACCGCTCCCGAAGACCGCATTCCGTTCCCCCATAAGCTGACCTACGCCGCCGGCGCCTTCGTGAACAACCTGCTGGCCGCGGCGAGCGGCGGCATGATGATCGTCCTGAACCTGGGGCTCGGCATGAACCCGGTGCTGGTGGGCCTGCTCGGCGCGCTGCCGCGCTTCACCGACGCCCTGACCGATCCACTCATGGGATTCATCTCCGACAACACCCGGAGCCGCTGGGGCCGTCGCCGCCCCTATATCTTCGGCGGCGCCATCGCCGCGGGCCTGCTCTTCGCCCTTCTCTGGCAGCTCCCGGAGGGGCGGAGCGAGACCTTCTACTTCGTCTGGTTCCTCGCCGGCTCGATCCTCTTCTACATGGGGTACACGGTGTTCGCCACCCCCTGGGTCGCCCTCGGATACGAGCTGACCCCCGACTACCACGAGCGGACCCGGCTGATGGGAACGCAGAACTTCATCGCCCAGCTCGCCTACGTGGTCTCCCCCTGGTTCCTCTGGATCATGAACTCGGGGACGTTCTTCCGCAACGCCGCGGGCGAACCGGACCAGGTGGCCGGGGCGGCGGGGCTGGCGGTCGTGATCGCCGTGGTGGCGATCGGCCTGGGAATCCTGCCGGGGATCTTCCTGCGCGAGCGCATGCGGGCCCTCGCCGAGGCGGAGTCCGGAACCGGGCGGAGTCTCAAGCAGAACCTGGCCGAGTTCTTCCATGGCTTCGGCGTCACCCTGGCCAACCGTTCGTTCCTCAAGCTCTGCGCCGCCACCTTCCTGATCTTCAACGGGTTCATTCTCATCTCGTCCTTCGCCTTCTACGTGATCATCTATTACGTCTGCACCGGCGACCAGACCGAGGGGGCCAAGTACGCCGGATGGGCCGGCTCGGTGGGGGCGGTCTCCACCTTCGCCGTGGTGGCCTTCATCACCTGGCTCGGCACGCGGATCGGCAAGCGGCGCGCCTTCTTCGTCTCCACCGGCGTGTCCATCGTCGGCTACGGGCTGAAGTGGATCTGCTACAACCCGAACCATCCCTGGCTGGTGATCGTGCCGGCGCCGCTCATGGCCTTCGGCCTCGGCGGACTCTTCACGCTGATGCCCTCGATGGTCGCCGACGTGGTGGACACGGACGAGCTGAAGACCCATCAGCGCCGCGAGGGGATGTTCGGGTCCATCTTCTGGTGGACCGTGAAGCTGGGCCTCTCCGCGGCGCTGGCCGGGGGCGGCTACCTGCTGAACGCGACCGGGTTCGACGTGGCCTACGAGGGGGCGCAGGCGGCGCGGACCATCATTCTCCTGCGCCTCTTCGACGCGGGCATCCCCATGGTGACATCGGCGATCGCCATCTGGGTGGTGACGACATTCCCGATCACCGAGGAGAAGGCCTACGAGGTGCGCATGGAACTGGAGCGCCGGCGGGGCCGGGTCGCGCCGGCCGGGGAACCGGACGCCGCCGAATAG